The following DNA comes from Mycobacteroides immunogenum.
CTCAAGCATGTGGCCAACCACGAAGCCCGCGTGGTGCAGGCGAATCTGCTGTCGGGGTGGGACTCCCCGACCACCGCCAGCGATCACCGGTTTGTTCCGGGAGCCGTGTTCACTCGTCCGCAGGTGGCCTCGGTGGGGCTCTCCGAGGAACAGGCCCGTCAGCGCGGATTCGACATCGCGGTCAAGGTGCAGACGTACGGCGATATCGCCTACGGATGGGCCATGGAGGACACCGAGGGCTTGTGCAAGCTCATCGCCGATCGTTCGACGGGGCTGCTGGTGGGCGCGCACATCATCGGCTATCAGGCCTCGGCGCTGATCCAATCGTTGATCACCGCGATGAGCTTCTCCATCCCTGTCCGTGAGATGGCACGCGGACAGTACTGGATTCATCCGGCGCTTCCCGAGCTGGTGGAGAACGCGTTACTCGGGTTGGAGCTCTAGCGCTGGCCCGGCCGTGCCTGTTGGAGCAGGTCGGCGAGTGCTACCTCAAGGGTGTCGAACTGAAACCGAAAATCTTTGTGCGACAGCACTTGTGATGTGGCATGCCGTCCGGTTAGCCCGAGCGCGGGGTCAGTGCGCAGCGCGATCGCGCCGATCTTGAGTAGGAACGCGGGGGTGGGTGGACCAGGACGGTGCAGTTTCCTGCGGAGCGCTGCCATGAGCTCGGCGTTACGCACGGGGTGATCAGTGGCAGCGACCAGGACCCCCTCGGGAATTGTCACCTGGGGTGTCAGTCCCAGGCAGGCGCGTACGAGAGAAAGCCAGTCTGCGACATGAATCCAGGAGAACCATTGCTGACCGCTGCCCACCCGGCCGCCCAGGCCGAATTTGGTGAGGGTGATGAGGCGGGAGAGCGCGACGGATTCCGGATCGAGCACAATCGAGGTTCGCAGTATCACGCCGTGGTCGGTGTTGGCCCCTTCGAACGCCTGCTCCCATGGCCGGGCGACTCCGGTCATCTGCGGTAGCCCCGGGACGGGCAGATCGGTGCTTTCGGTACAGCGCTGTTCACCGGCATCTGACCAGATGGCGGTGGTACTGGCTTGAACCCAATGGGCGAGAGGCTGTTTCAACTGTTGACTGGCGACAACCAGCGTGCGGGTCGGCAGTACCCGGCTATCGGTGAGCGCTCTGATGTTGTCTGCGGTGGGGCGGCAGTCGACAAGCTTGCCCGCCAGGTTGATCAACGCCGTATCCGGGCTGTCGAGTTCGTTGGCCCAGTCATCGACGTTCTCGCCGTCCCACCGGACTTGATGAACGGGCAGGTCCGGGTTGATGCGACGGGTGAGTACCACCACGTCGTGCCCGTGACCGGTCAGATCGGTGGTGATGCGGCGGCCGAGTGCTCCGCTACCTCCGGCAATGACGACCTTCATGACGATAATCACCAGCCCTTCAACGATTTCCGACGCTGGAACCCGTCGCCTGGAGTATGCCCTGGTGGGCAGTGGGCTAACGGCAATCGAGAGCTAGCTCACGGGTGGCGTCGCTCACTGCGCTGCTCAGCCGACGAGCGGCACTTCCGCGGCGATCAGGTCCAGCAGCGCGGGGTACCGCTTGGCCTCCTTGTAGTTGCCGGGTTTACCGCTGCTGACCACGCCGACGGACAGGGCGCGCGCGGGGTCTGCCCACACGGCGATGTCGACAAGCCCGGTGTGCCCAAACGCTTCCGGTGAGTTGCGGCCGAACGGGCCGAAACGCTTGGAGCCCAACATGTATCCGGTCCCCCAGCGCATCGGCATGCCGCCGGTCGCCATATCGGGGCGCAGCCGTCGGGCAGGTGCCGCCGCCGCTCGGATGGTCTCCGGCGACATGATGCGTACCCCGTCCAATTCACCACCACGACAGAGGATTTCGGCAAATCGGGATAGTTCGTTCGCGTTGGAGACGGTATTGGACGAAGGCACCACACCGGTCAGGAAGAATGGCTGGTTCGACATCGGAATGATCTCGTGCATGGTCCCGCCGACCACCGCCCGGAAGGCCGCGCGCATGGGTGCGGGCAGTGGCTTGCCGGTGGGATGGCTCGGCGCCACCAACGGCACATCTTCCGGTGCCACACCGTAGTTGGTCCAGCGAAACCCGAGTGGGTCAAGGATTTCGGTGGCGAGGATCTCCCGGATGCTCTTGCCGGTGGCGCCCAGGACGATCTCGCGCACCAACGGGCCCCAGGTCAGCGCGTGATACATGTGGATCAGACCGGGCCGGTACAGCGGTCGCAGTTGCCCGAGCTGTTCGCGGGTGTACTCGCTGTCATCCATCCGGGTGATATCCGGTCGCGGACCGGTGGGAATCGGAATACCGGCGCTGTGCGTCATCACGTGCCGGATGGTGATGCGGTCCTTGCCGCGGCTGGTGAAGGTGGGCAAGTACTCGCAGACCCGGTCGTCGAGCGAGAGCGCTCCGCGTTCCACCAACAGGTGCACCACCGTCGTCGAGATGGCCTTGGCCGCCGAGTACACGCAGAACGGTGTCTCGGTGGTGACGGCGATCTTTTCGGCGTCGACGGGATCGGTCGGGGCATTGCCCCAGCCATGCCCGATGGCGCGGTTGAGAATCACCTTGCCCTTGTGTCGCAGACACACCTGGATCGCAGGATGCATACCGGCCTGATACCAGTACCGCGCCGCCTGCCAGATGCGCTCGACGGAGGCCGGGTCGATGTCGGAGTGGTCCTCGGCCTGATCGCCGCTGCCGATATTCGTCACCGAGTCCAGATCGGCTGGAACTCGTATGCGCCCGTCTTCGGTGCCGGTCATGGATTCCTTTCGGCCGACTCTGCGCCTCACGACGCTTTGCGGCTCAAAACCGTCGTGAGATGCAGACTCGACGTTAGCGCTCGCGGTGCGACCCGTCAGAAGCCCAGGTCGCGGCCGATGAGCTCTTTCATGATCTCGTTGGAGCCTGCCCAGATCTTGGTGACGCGGGCGTCCATCCAGGCACGTGCGACCCGGTACTCCTTCATGTAGCCGTAGCCGCCGTGCAGCTGTACGCAGGCGTCGATGACCTCGTTCTGTACCTGCGACGACCACCACTTGGCCTTGGCCGCGTCGATCGCGGTGAGTTCGCCCTTGCTGTGTGCCAGCACGGCCTGATCGACGTACACCTGCGCCGCTTCGAGCTTGGTGACCAGTTCGGCGATGAGGAACTTGTTGTACTGCAAGCTGCCGATCTGCTGACCGAACGCCTTGCGCTCCTTGGCGTATTCGATGGTCTCCTCGAGCACGGCCACCGCGTGGGCGATGTTGGCGACGGCGCAGCCCATCCGCTCCTGGGGCAGGCGCTGCATCATGGAGATGAATCCCTGGTTCACCTCGCCGATGATGTTCTCGGCGGGCACCCGCACATCGGTGAAGAACAGCTCGGCGGTGTCGGCTTCGGGCTGGCCCACCTTGTCGAGCTTGCGGCCGCGCTCGAAGCCGGGCATGCCCTCCTCGACCGCGAACAGGGTGATGCCCTTGGCCTTCAGCTCGGGGGCGGTGCGTGCCGCGACGATGACGAGATCGGCCCGGGCGCCGTTGGTGATGAAGGTCTTGGAGCCGTTGATGACCCAGTCGTCGCCGTCCTTGACGGCTGTCGTCTTGAGGGCCGCCAGGTCGGAGCCGCCCGAGGGCTCGGTCATGCCGATCGCGGTGATCATCTCGCCGCTACAGAACTTGGGCAGCCAGCGCTGCTTCTGCTCATCGGTGGTCAGCTCCACCAGATAGGGGGCGACGATGTCGAAGTGAATGGACATCGAGGACGCCAGTGCCGCGCTGGAGCGGGCCAGCTCCTCCTGGAGAACCGCGTTGTAGCGGTAATCCCCGGCGCTGCTGCCGCCGAACTCCTCGGGCACATCGAGGCCCAGGTAGCCCTGCTTACCGGCCTCTTCCCAGAGATCGCGGTCGATGTAGCGCTGTTCGATGAACGTCTCGGCGCGCGGGTCGACGTGGCGTTGCACAAACGCCTTCACGGACTCGCGGAATGCCTCGTGGTCTTCGGTGTAGATGGTCCGTTGCATGGTGTTATCGAAGCACGCGTCTAAATCCGTGTGCAGGGGTGATAGGGATGAGAACCATGAAGCTGCTCGTCGCTGCCGTCCTGGCCGCGTTCACAGCCGGCTGCGCCACAACACCTCAACAGACTGAACTGCCCAAACCGGCAGAACAGCACGAACAGGACAGCTCGCTGATCGCGCCGGTGGCCGGGGACCCGGTGTGGACCCAGCCACGTGCGCCCATCCGTGTACATGGCGACACCTATTACGTCGGAACCGAGGGCATCAGTTCGGTGCTGATCCGCACGGACGACGGTCTGATCCTGTTGGACGTGGGTATGCCGCAATCGGCGCCCCAGATCGAGCAGAACATCCGCACGCTGGGATTCGATGTGAGCGACGTGAAGTATGTGCTGACCTCGCATACCCACATCGATCATGTGGGTGGTGTCGCGGCGGTGGTCCATGACAGCGGCGCCACCGCCGTCTCGAGCCCCGCGGGCGCCGCAGCGTTGCGTAATGGCCACGTGGCTCCCGACGACCCACAGGCCTCCGATACCGCGAACTCCACCTTCCCCGCCGTTGAGCGTGTTCGAGAGGTCGCCGACGGTGAGGTAGTGCGTCTCGGGAAGGCAGCCGTGACAGCACATTTCACGCCAGGCCACACGCCGGGAGGAGTCAGCTGGACCTGGGAGTCGTGTGAGGGCGATCGGTGTCTGAATGTGGTCTACGCCGACAGCATCAACGCTGTGTCCTCGGGCGACTTCCGGATCGCACCGTTGGAATCGCAGTTCCGGCAGAGCATCCAGACCCTGCGCAATCTGCCCTGCGACATTGTGTTCTCGGTACATCCCGAGCAGTCCGGCGCCATCGACAAGCTGAACAGGCTTGCTGTGCAACGTGATCCGAACCCGATGCTCGAGCCGACCGCGTGCCGGGCGCTTGCCGACAAGTTCGAGACGAAGCTTGACGAGCGGATCGCCGGGGAGAAGGCAGGGCGCTAGGGGCGCGCTCATCATTCCCGGGCTAGCTCAGCTGCACACTGCGGTGCAGCTCCACCGGGGTGATGCCGAACATCTCGTGAAACGCCCGGTTGGCATGGGAACTGTCGCTGAAACCGGCCGCGTGCGCGGCATCGGTCAGGGTGCCTCCGGTGCGCGCGACCTCGATGGTGCGGATGAGCCGTGCCCAGCGGACATACGCCGGGAAGGACATGCCGGTGTCTCGGGCGAACATGCGGCCCAGCCGGTCAGCGGAGAGATGTACGACCCGCGCCACTTCGGCCAACCGCACCGGCCCGGTCAGCATCCCGGGCAGCAGCCGGATGGCCTCCCGGACACTCTGGTGTGGTTCTGGCGCGTGCACATCGCCGACGAGACAGGCGATGACGCGCTCTGCCGCGGACGAAGCATCTTGTATGTCAATGAGTTCTGATGCGGCGGCGCACCAGGCGGCGGCGTCGTCGCGTGCGGCACCGTCGAACAGCGCGCCGAGAGCGCGGCCTTCGAAGCAGGTGGGTTCCAGATAGATCATCAGGCCGGTCGATGTGCCGCCGTGCACGGTGTGTTGCGCTCCCGCGGGAATGACGGCGGCGCGGGTGCTGACCCTGCGATCGGCCGCGTCGGTGAGCTGCAGTGTCCCGTCCAGGGCGATGGCGATCTGCACCGCCGCATGAGTATGGCGATGGGTATCCCCCAGCGCCCCGCGGTAGACGAGCCGCCCGGGTTCGATGACTGCCGCGCCTGTCCAGACCATGCCTTTGAGTATCGGCGACAGGTCAACGGATCTGTACATGCGCGGCATGCACACAAAAACCAAGACTGCTTGCATGGCTATTTGGTTTGTGCGATACGGCTACGTGCCGCTGATGTTGTTGGGTATCAACGGGGTTGCGATTGCGCTGGCGCATCGGCCGGGGGCACCGCTGTGGATGGTAGTGCTCATTCTGGTGGCGATCGGACTGTCGTTCCTCGCCGAGCGGGTGGCGCCCTACTCGCCCGAGTGGAACGAGTCGATGGGGGACGCGCCGCGGGATGCCGCGCATGCCTTCGTGAACGAGACCGCGCTGCTGCTCACGGTGCTGGTGGTGCCGGCGGTTGCGCTGCTCTCGCCGTTCCACGCCTGGTGGCCGTCGTCGATCCCCTTTGTGTTGCAGGTGCTCATCGCCGCGGCCGTCGCCGATTTCGGAATCACGCTCATGCACTACGCCAGCCACAAGGTGCCGGCACTGTGGCGACTGCATGCCGTGCACCACAGCATCAAGAGGTTCTACGGCTTCAACGGATTGATGAAGCATCCCGTGCACGGTGGGCTGGAACTGATCGCGGGGACGGCGCCGCTTCTGATCATGGGGTTGCCGCAGGCGGTCGCCGAGGCATTGACGGTCTTGATCGCGGTCCAGCTGTTGCTGCAGCATTCCAACGCCGACTACCGGATCGGCCGTCTGCGAGTGGTGTTGGCGCTCAATGAGGGGCACCGGTTCCATCACCTCAAATGGGCGGGCATCGGCGACGTCAATTTCGGGCTGTTCACGCTGGTCTGGGACCATCTGCTGCGGACGTTCTCCTTTGACCCGGCGCGGCGCTTTCACAGTGATGATCTGGGTATGGCGGCCAAGCCGAACTATCCGGTCGGGTACACCGCGCAGCTCGCGGAGCCGTTCCGGGCCAGCGGTGCGTGCCACTTCGACGGGGTGAAATCTGAGGTGACGGCGACCGAGCGGCAGCCCTCGACGTGACACTGAACACCCTGTGAGGTGCGACTTTCGGCTTGCGGGGCCACCGGCGGTGAGCTTAGATACATGTTGTGTCTATGATCCGTACGGTGGCCATCTCCGCGAGTGAAGAGGCGTACCGCTCCGTCAAGGAGAGCATCCTCAACGGCGACATCCCTGGTGGCGAGCTGTTGAGCGAAGGCGAGATCTCCGCGCGTATGGGGTGCAGCCGCACACCCGTGCGCGAGGCATTCCTGCGGCTGGAAGCGGAAGGCTGGCTGCGGCTCTATCCCAAACGCGGTGCGCTGGTGGTGCCCATCACCCCCGAGGAGCGCCGCCACGTCGTCGACGCCCGCCGCGTCATCGAGGGAGCCGCGGCGGCACGCATCGCCGAGCGGGGTGCACCTCAGTCGTTGCTGTCAGACCTCTCGGCGCTCATCGAGGTGCAGTTGGGCCGCGCGGCGCAGGGCGATGCCGCGGGTTTCGCGGCGGCCGATGTGGACTTCCATCGCGCGATCGTGGCCAAGCTGGGCAACCCGCTGCTGGAGAACTTCTATGACTCTCTCCGGGAGCGCCAGCGCCGGATGGCGGCCGCGGCCATCGGAGTGGACCCGGTACGGGTCGCGCGATCGGTCGCCGGGCACCGCGCGCTGGTGGACGCGCTGGCGGCGGGCGATGCGGCCCGCTTCAGCACCGAATTGGTCGAGCACATGAAAGTGGTGACGGAAGTTGACTAGCCGGCTGCTCTCACGCCTAGCGCCTTGGCAGCGTGTCGCTCTGGCGATGTTCGGAATTGCCTGGGGTGGTAACGAATTCACTCCACTGCTGGTGATGTACCGGCAGGCGGGGCAGTCCGCGGCCTCGGTCGATACGCTGCTGTTCGCGTACGTGCTGGGCATCATCCCCGCCCTTTTCCTGGGTGGACCGCTCTCGGATCGTTACGGCCGTCGCGCGGTGATGCTGCCCGCACCGTTTGTCTCGATGCTGGGTTCTCTGGTGCTCGCACTCGGTGCACAACATTTCGCACTGCTGTTCACCGGCCGCGTGTTCTCCGGTGTCGCGCTGGGCCTGGCGATGGCCGCGGGGAGCTCGTGGGTCAAGGAGCTTTCGGCGCCGCCGTTCGACCGCCCAGGTGCCGGGGCGCGGCGCGGGGCGATGAGCCTGACGGCAGGATTCGCACTGGGCGCCGCCGTGGCGGGTGCCTTGGCGCAGTGGGGTCCCTGGCCGCAGCACCTGGCCTTCTTTGTCAACATCGCGATCACGATTCCCGGTGCGATGCTGGCGCTTTCGGTTCCAGAATCGGCTGCCGAGCGCGCCCCGGGCCGTCTGATCGATGACCTCAAGATTCCGGCAGCGCGCCGCCGGCGCTTCCTGTTTGTGGTGATGCCGTTGGCGCCGTGGGTGTTCGGCTCGGCGGCGGTGGCCTATGCGGTGCTGCCGACGCTCATCGCCCCGACACTTCCGGGCGACCGCATCGCCTTTTCCGCGCTGTGCTGCCTGGTGTGCCTGGGCTGCGGCTTCACCGCCCAGATGCTGGCGCCCAGGCTCGACCGGGCGGGCACCGCCCGGCTGGGCATCATCGGGTTGGGGCTGGTTGCCGCAGGTATGGCACTGGCCGCGCTCGCCGCACACCAGCTCACCATCCCGCTGGTTCTGATCGCCGCCCTGGTGCTGGGCGCCGGCTACGGCACGGCACTGGTCAGTGGCCTGCAAGAGGTCAACCGGATTGCCGGGCCGACGGACCTGGCCGGACTCACCGCCGTCTTCTACGGACTGACCTACCTGGGCTTCGGGGTGCCGATGATGTTGACGATGCTCGGCGACGCATCGCCGGTGCTCACGCATCCGGTGCTGCTGTGCGGTGGCGCACTCTTGGCCACGGTCTGCTTGGTGGTGCTGATGCTCAACTCACGGACCGATATCGGCGAACAGCCGGGCACCACCGCGGCGGCACCGGCCGAGGAAATGTGTGAGCCGGTGTTGCGTTAGCCGGCGCGCGGTTAGGCTTTCGCAGCATGATCATCGCCGGGCTGGTACTGACGGGCATTGCCGCTCTCATCCACGTGTACATCTTCTATTTGGAGTCGATCTCCTGGACCAGCGAGAAGACCCGGAAGGTCTTCGGGGTCCGCACCGCGGAGGAAGCCGAGATCACCAAACCGCTGGCCTTCAACCAGGGTTTCTACAACCTGTTTCTGGCCATCGCCATCGGCGTGGGCACGGTGCTGTGGGCGCGTGGTTGTACCTCGGTGGGTGCGACGCTGGTGTTCACCGGCGCCGGATCGATGGTCGCCGCCGGGCTGGTGCTGCTGATCTCATCGCCCGATAAGGCCTCGGCGGCCCTGAAGCAGTTGGTACCGCCGCTGCTGGGAATCATCGCGCTGGCAGCCGGACTGCTCTAGGCCGGGGTGGGACCCGTCGCGACGGGGCGTTGCGGGTCGCTTGACCACTCCGACCACGAGCCCGGGTAGAGCGCCGCGTCGTATCCGGCGATGGCAAGCGCCGCGATCTGATGGGTGGCGGTGACGCCCGAGCCGCAGTACACCGTGACGGGTGCGGCACCCGCGCCCAACTTTTCGAAGCGTTCACGCAACTCGGCCACCGGTTTGAAGGTGCCGTCCGCGGTCAGGTTCTCGGCGGTGGGAGCGGACACGGCACCAGGGATGTGCCCGGCACGAGGGTCCAGGGGTTCTTCATCGCCGCGATAGCGGGCCGCGGCGCGTGCGTCGAACACCAGATTGTCTGGTGATTGGGCTTGAGCGGCAACCGCATCGGCGTCGACGGCGGCAAGACCGTGCAGTGAGTTGATGGTGATGTCGCCCGCGGCGGGGACAACCTCCTCCGTCGCGACCGGACCACCCGACCGCTGCCAGGCAGCCCAGCCGCCATCGAGTATCCGGACATTCGACACGCCCGCTGCGCGCAGCAGCCACCAGCCGCGCGCAGCCGCCTGCCCGTTCCAATCGTCGTAGACCACCACGGCGTCGCCGTCGTTCAGACCCCAGCGGCGGGCGCTGGCCTGAAGAGCCTGCGGCGTGGGCAGCGGATGGCGCCCGCGACCAGTGGCGGAGTGATCGGCGAGGTCGGCATCGAGATCCACGAACACCGCGCCGGGCAGGTGACCCGCCAGGTAGGCCGGACGACCGTTCGGCGCCATGACTGTCCAGCGCACGTCCAGCAGCCGGACATCAGTCAGCCGGTCAGCGAGTTCGGAGGGCGAGATGAGCACGTCCATACCGGTGACGGTACGCGCTGATGGGCTCCTATCGTTGGGTGCTGCCCGCGTCGACGGGAAGGCTCACCGAGGTGATGTACCGCGCCTCATCCGAGGCCAGGAACAGCGAGGCGTTGGCGATATCGCTCGGCTCCACCCACGGCAGGTCGAGCAGGTTCATGGTCTTGGCCGCGACGGCGAAATCCTCGCGGGTCGGCTCTTCGAGGTCGGGCCGGAACATCCCCCGCACGTGCTCGTTCTGAATCATCGGGGTATCGACGTTGGTCGGATGCACCGTGTTGACCCGAATCTTGTAGGGGGCAAGTTCGATGGCCAGTGCGCGCATGAGGCCGACCACGCCGTGCTTGGCCGCCACGTAGTGCGACACCCCGACCAGCCCGCGCAGCCCGGCGATGGAGCTGACCAGCACCATCGCGCCGCCGCCACGCGCTATCAGGTGCGGTGTGGCCGCGCGGGTGGTGTGCCACACTCCGGTCAGATTGACGTCAAGCATTGTCTGCCAATCACTCTCGGGCATATCCAGCAGCATCCCACGCGAGGTGATGCCGGCGGTGGCGCACACGATGTCGAGCCCGCCAAACTCGGTGACCGCGTCCTGGGTGAAGGTCTGCACATCGCGCAGATTGCGCACGTCCACCACCCCGGGAATGACCCGGCGCCCGGCCGACTCGACGAGCTCCGAGGTCTTGTCGAGGTCGGCGCGAGTGGCCGGCGGGGTGATGGTGGTGTGTACCGGGGCGCAGATATCGAGCGCGATGATGTCGGCGCCCTCCTGCGCGAAACGCACCGCCTGAGCGCGCCCGATGCCCCGGGCGGCGCCGGTCACCAGGGCCACCTTGCCCGTCAATCGTCCAGTCACGTCATGCCTTCTGTGTCAGTCCGGCGTCGACCACCAGCTGGGTGCCGGTGATGTACCGCGCTTCGTCGGAGGCCAGGAAGACCACCGCGTTGCTGATGTCGACGGCTTCTACCCACGGCACCGGTAACAGGGTGCGGGCCGCCAGCGCCTCGGCGGCATCCTCGACAGTGGGGTGCTCCAGATCGGGGCGCAGCCGTGCGATGACCGCCGGGTTGAGGATCATTCCGGTGCTTACCGCGCCGGGATGCACGGTGTTCACCCGAATACCCTGCGGCCCCAGTTCGTTGGCGGCCGTACGAGCCAAGCCGACGACGGCATGCTTGCTTGCGGTGTAGTGCGCCGTGTGGGCGGTGCCCTTGAGCCCGTTGGTGGAGCTGATGATGATCACCGAGCCGCCGTCCAGAAGGTGGGCGGCACCGGCCTTGACCGTGTGCCAGGCCCCGGTGAGGTTCACGTCCAGCGCGCGCCGCCAGGAGTCCTCGGTGAGCTCGCATGATGGAGCCAGGCCGTCGTAGACCCCGGCATTGGCGACCACGATGTCCAGTCGGCCGAGCATCCGCACCCCGGTGTCGATGGCCTCGGTCAGTGCCGCGGCGTCACGGACATCTGCGCACGCTCGCACGCAACGACGACCGTGCTGTTCGACGGTGGCGGCGGTGTGGGGCAGTTCTTGCGAACCGGGCAGGTCGATGGCGATCACGTCGGCGCCTTCCTCGGCCAGGCGCGCACAGTGCGTGCGCCCCATACCCTTTCCGGCACCTGTGACGACGGCAACGCGCCCGGCCAGCCGGGTCACGCGTTGCTCCCGGTCAAGGTGAAGCCTTTGTACCCGCTGGCCGCGACGTCGGCACAGATGGTGCCGTAGACCCCGAACCCGCCGATGAACGGCATGAAAACCCTTGGCTTGCCAGGGATATTGGCGCCCAGATACCACGAATTGGCCTGGGGGAACATGGTGGAGGCGGCTCGCTCGTTGCATTCGGCCACCCAGTCGGATACAGCGCGAGGCTGGGCCTCCACCGTCGAGAAACCATGGTCGGCCATGTGGTTGAGCAGATCGCCGATCCAGTCGACGTGCTGCTCGGCGCCCAGCACCATATTGGCAAGCACCGAAGGGCTACCCGGACCGGTCACGATGAACAGATTGGGGAACCCGTCGACTCCGAGGCCCAGGTAAGTGCGGGGACCGGCCTGCCAAGCATCCGCGAGTGGCTGCCCTCCGCGGCCGCGGATGTCGATGCGATTGAGCGATCCGGTCATGGCGTCAAAGCCGGTGGCGAACACGATCATGTCGAGGCCGTAATGCTGTGCGGCGGTGGCGATGCCCTGCCCATCGATGGACTCGATCGGGGTGGCTCGCAGATCCACGATATGCACGTTGCTGCGGTTGTAGGTCTGAAAGTAGTTGGTGTCCGTGCAGATCCGCTTCGTTCCTATGGGATGGTCGGTGGGTATGAGGACGTCGGCAACGGCAGGATCGTCGATGACGGCCCGCACCTTCTCCTCGAAGAAGGCGCGGGCCGCGTCGTTGGCGCGGATATCGGTGGTCTGATCCGGGAAGGTCTTTCCGAAAAGGACACCGCCCAGATTCCAGCGCTTCTCGAACGCGGCGCGGCGCTCCTCCGCGGAGATATCCAGCGTCTTGCGCGGATGAGCCTGATGCGGTGAACCGCCACCGCTTTCCCTGGACAGCCGGCGCCGCTCGTCATAGGTCGCCTTGACCTCGGCCCGCCGCTGCGGCGTGATCACGGTATTACCCGCGGGCACGCTGTAGTTGGCGGTGCGCTGAAAAACGAAGAGCTCCTGCGCGGTTTGCGCGGCGATCGGCACCAGTTGAATGCCCGAGGAACCGGTGCCGATCACCCCGACCCGCTTCCCGGTGAAATCCACCCCGGCCGCCGGCCAATGCCCGGTGTGGTACAGCTCCCCGGTGAAGGAGCCGAGGCCCGCGATATCGGGCATGTTCGCGGTGGACAGCGCGCCGGTGGCCAGCACGCAGAACCGGGCGGTCACCGCGTCATCCCGGTCGGTGCGCACCGACCACAGCAGGTGCTCTTCGTCGAACACCGCCGACGTGACACGGGTGTCGCAGCGGATATCGCGGCGCAGGTCGAACCGGTCGGCGACATGATTGATGTAACGCAGGATTTCCTCTTGGGTGGCGTACTTCTCCGTCCAATCCCAATCCTGTTGTAGCTCATCAGAGAACGAATACGAGTAGTCGATGCTTTCCACATCGCAGCGCGCGCCCGGGTAGCGATTGAAGAACCAGGTGCCGCCCACGTCCGTGCCCGCTTCGAACACGATGACCGACAGACCCTGCGACCGCAGCCGTTGCAGGGCATACAACCCGGCGAAGCCGGCGCCGACCACCACCACGTCGAAGTTCTTCACGAGGGCTTTCACACTTGGTCACGCTAGGGCCGCAGCGGTTCTCGGCGAGCCTGCGTTCCCAGTGACCGGGCGGTCGGATCCAACGGACCGCTGATCGGGAAAAGGCCCTATGGTGGCGGCGCCGCGAGCGCACTATCGTGCCCATGACCGAACGCGTACTCGATCGCATCAACGATCTCGCCGACCAGCTGCGTGAGCAGGCCTGGGAGGCGGAGAAGCTGGGCAAGCTGCCCGACGAGACCGCCAAGATGCTCAAGGCGGCCGGACCCATCCGGCTACTTCAACCCAAGAACCATGGCGGCTACGAGGTGCATCCTCGTGAGTTCGCCGAAACCGTAATGGCCACCGCCGCACTCGATCCGGCATCGGGATGGATTTGCGGCGTTGTCGGTGTACACCCCTGGCAGGTTGCCTTTGCCGACCCCAAGGTCGCCGAGGAGATGTGGGCCAAGGATCAGGACATCTGGATGGCCTCCCCCTATGCGCCAACAGGCGTGGCCACCCCGGTGGACGGCGGCTACCTCTTCAACGGGCGCTGGCAGTTCAGCTCGGGCACCGACCACTGTGACTGGATCATCCTGGGCGCGT
Coding sequences within:
- a CDS encoding epimerase; its protein translation is MIIVMKVVIAGGSGALGRRITTDLTGHGHDVVVLTRRINPDLPVHQVRWDGENVDDWANELDSPDTALINLAGKLVDCRPTADNIRALTDSRVLPTRTLVVASQQLKQPLAHWVQASTTAIWSDAGEQRCTESTDLPVPGLPQMTGVARPWEQAFEGANTDHGVILRTSIVLDPESVALSRLITLTKFGLGGRVGSGQQWFSWIHVADWLSLVRACLGLTPQVTIPEGVLVAATDHPVRNAELMAALRRKLHRPGPPTPAFLLKIGAIALRTDPALGLTGRHATSQVLSHKDFRFQFDTLEVALADLLQQARPGQR
- the lipE gene encoding lipase LipE; this encodes MTGTEDGRIRVPADLDSVTNIGSGDQAEDHSDIDPASVERIWQAARYWYQAGMHPAIQVCLRHKGKVILNRAIGHGWGNAPTDPVDAEKIAVTTETPFCVYSAAKAISTTVVHLLVERGALSLDDRVCEYLPTFTSRGKDRITIRHVMTHSAGIPIPTGPRPDITRMDDSEYTREQLGQLRPLYRPGLIHMYHALTWGPLVREIVLGATGKSIREILATEILDPLGFRWTNYGVAPEDVPLVAPSHPTGKPLPAPMRAAFRAVVGGTMHEIIPMSNQPFFLTGVVPSSNTVSNANELSRFAEILCRGGELDGVRIMSPETIRAAAAPARRLRPDMATGGMPMRWGTGYMLGSKRFGPFGRNSPEAFGHTGLVDIAVWADPARALSVGVVSSGKPGNYKEAKRYPALLDLIAAEVPLVG
- a CDS encoding acyl-CoA dehydrogenase family protein, yielding MQRTIYTEDHEAFRESVKAFVQRHVDPRAETFIEQRYIDRDLWEEAGKQGYLGLDVPEEFGGSSAGDYRYNAVLQEELARSSAALASSMSIHFDIVAPYLVELTTDEQKQRWLPKFCSGEMITAIGMTEPSGGSDLAALKTTAVKDGDDWVINGSKTFITNGARADLVIVAARTAPELKAKGITLFAVEEGMPGFERGRKLDKVGQPEADTAELFFTDVRVPAENIIGEVNQGFISMMQRLPQERMGCAVANIAHAVAVLEETIEYAKERKAFGQQIGSLQYNKFLIAELVTKLEAAQVYVDQAVLAHSKGELTAIDAAKAKWWSSQVQNEVIDACVQLHGGYGYMKEYRVARAWMDARVTKIWAGSNEIMKELIGRDLGF
- the bla gene encoding subclass B3 metallo-beta-lactamase; translated protein: MKLLVAAVLAAFTAGCATTPQQTELPKPAEQHEQDSSLIAPVAGDPVWTQPRAPIRVHGDTYYVGTEGISSVLIRTDDGLILLDVGMPQSAPQIEQNIRTLGFDVSDVKYVLTSHTHIDHVGGVAAVVHDSGATAVSSPAGAAALRNGHVAPDDPQASDTANSTFPAVERVREVADGEVVRLGKAAVTAHFTPGHTPGGVSWTWESCEGDRCLNVVYADSINAVSSGDFRIAPLESQFRQSIQTLRNLPCDIVFSVHPEQSGAIDKLNRLAVQRDPNPMLEPTACRALADKFETKLDERIAGEKAGR
- a CDS encoding helix-turn-helix transcriptional regulator, which translates into the protein MPRMYRSVDLSPILKGMVWTGAAVIEPGRLVYRGALGDTHRHTHAAVQIAIALDGTLQLTDAADRRVSTRAAVIPAGAQHTVHGGTSTGLMIYLEPTCFEGRALGALFDGAARDDAAAWCAAASELIDIQDASSAAERVIACLVGDVHAPEPHQSVREAIRLLPGMLTGPVRLAEVARVVHLSADRLGRMFARDTGMSFPAYVRWARLIRTIEVARTGGTLTDAAHAAGFSDSSHANRAFHEMFGITPVELHRSVQLS
- a CDS encoding sterol desaturase family protein — translated: MAIWFVRYGYVPLMLLGINGVAIALAHRPGAPLWMVVLILVAIGLSFLAERVAPYSPEWNESMGDAPRDAAHAFVNETALLLTVLVVPAVALLSPFHAWWPSSIPFVLQVLIAAAVADFGITLMHYASHKVPALWRLHAVHHSIKRFYGFNGLMKHPVHGGLELIAGTAPLLIMGLPQAVAEALTVLIAVQLLLQHSNADYRIGRLRVVLALNEGHRFHHLKWAGIGDVNFGLFTLVWDHLLRTFSFDPARRFHSDDLGMAAKPNYPVGYTAQLAEPFRASGACHFDGVKSEVTATERQPST